Genomic segment of Veillonella parvula DSM 2008:
GAAAAATTACTTGCTGAAGCACAAAAGCGACTAGAAGGGCGAGAAGCCGTATTTTATAAGCGTGTACGTGATATTTATATTAACGGTCGTTTAAGTTATTTAGATGTAGTTATTGGATCTAAAGATTTTACAGACTTTGCTAATCGTTTAGAAATTTTAAAACGAATTATTGATTCTGATATTAAATTAATTGAGGAAATCAAAAAAGAGCGCGCTGAAATAGCGGCTCGAAAGCAAGCACTAGAACAGTCTCGTGCAAAACTAGTTGAGATTGAAAAAGCAGCTGCGGCAAAACGAGCTGAAATAGAGCAAAAGAAGAAAGAACGTGAGGTAGTTCTTCAAAAGGCTCAAAATGATCGTGCTACAGCAATGCAAGCAGTAGAAGAATTAAATGCATCTTCTGCACAGATTACAGCGTTATTGAAAGCACGTCAAGCAGAGCGTGCCGCTGCTCGTGCTGCGGCAGCGGCTCAACAATCTTCACCAACTTACTCTTGGGTACAAGGGTCTGGTCAACTTGGGTGGCCTGTAAGTGGTGAAATTACCTCTCCATATGGCTATCGTACACATCCGATTTGGGGCACTACAATTTATCATTCTGGCATTGATATTGGTGTTGATGAAGGTACACCTGTTCATGCTGCAGATGGTGGTACTGTTGCTTGGTCGGGTTGGATGGGTGGCTATGGTTATGCCGTAGTTATCGATCATGGTAATGGCATGTCTACTCTTTATGGACATAATTCTGAACTTGCTGTCTCTGAAGGGCAAGATGTGGGTAAGGGTCAAGTTATTGCCTATGCTGGTAGCACAGGCAATAGTACAGGGCCACATGTACATTTTGAAGTTCGTATAAGTGGGGATCCTGTGGATCCTATGGGATATTTATAATATGAAATTTGATACACGTACGGTGTTATGGAGTCTATTGAAATATATAGGCTCTGGCATCGTTATTATGTGGCTTACATTTTGGTACCTTTCCGGTTCATTTTGGGGTCTGCCAAGATTATTTATAGCCTATTATACTGCGAGTCAAGTTTTTATGACACCTATGGCTAAAAGTACCCTTTATGATGGTATGCTAAAGGGGTTAATTGACTCTTTGGGAGAACCGCATAGTGTTTATTTAAATGCAGAAGAATATAAGTCCATGAAAATGCAAACATCTGCAACATATGCTGGTGTCGGTATGGTCCTTGGTACTGATGATAAAGGTCTATATGCTGTTAGCGTTATGGAAGACCAACCAGCTTTCAAAGCTGGAATTAAACCTGGAGACCACATTATTGCTATCGATGGACAATCTACTACTGAAATTCCGGTAGAGGAAGCATCTTCTCGTATTCGTGGCGAAGCAGGTACTACTGTAGCTCTTGATATTGAGCGTAATGGTGAAAAGTTGCATTTTGATATCACTCGTGAATCCATTGTTTTGCCTACTGTTAAAAGTAAAATGCTAACTAGCACAGTTGGGTATATTCGTATTAGTCAGTTTGCAGAAAATACCGCAGAAGATTTTGCCACTCAATATAAAGAGCTTCAATCTCAAGGTATGAAGGCCCTTGTCTTGGACTTACGAGATAATCCAGGCGGTTTATTATCTACTACTGAAAAGATATCTAACTATATTATGCCTCCAGGTACACTCGTAACAGTACAAAATCGATCAGGTAAAAAGGATACTTATAAGTCAGATGGACCTGATGTAGCTATGCCATTGGTTGTTTTAGTTAATAAGGGCTCTGCTAGTGCATCAGAAATCATAGCAGGCGCTGTTCAAGATCGTAAATTAGGCACTATCGTAGGTACTAATACATATGGTAAAGGTACCGTTCAAACTATTTTCCCTAGTTTAGATGATGAAGGAATTAAAGTAACTATTGCTAAGTACCACACGCCAAGTGATCGTGTTATTGATGGAACAGGTATTAAACCTGATGTAGAAATCGATTTACCAAAAGGTGTACATCCATCTAGTACATTAGATGATATTCAAATTAAAAAGGCATTAGAGCTATTACAGCAATAATGCATAGGAGTTAAATTATGTTTATAGATAGAGCGCGTGTCTTTGTTAAAGCTGGTGACGGTGGGGATGGTATGTCCAGCTTCCGTCGAGAAAAATACGTGCCAAATGGCGGCCCTAGTGGTGGTGATGGTGGTAAAGGTGCGGATGTTGTTTTTAAAGCTGACAAGAATATTAATACGCTTGTAGACTTTAGATATAAACGTCAGTTTAAGGCACCAGCTGGCGGTAATGGTGAAAGCTCTAATAAGCACGGTCGAGGTTCTGATCCTCTTATCATTCCAGTTCCATTGGGTACAGTAATTATAGATGAGGAAACAGGAAAAATCTTTTGCGACCTTGTTAACGATGGCGATACCTTTGTTATTGCCAAAGGTGGTCGTGGCGGCCGTGGCAATGCTCGATTCCAAACTAGTGCTAACCGTGCACCAACCTTTGCAGAAAAGGGTGAACCTGGTGAAGAATTCTGGTTACAATTAGAGCTTAAAGTATTAGCTGATGTAGGTTTATTAGGTTATCCATCTGTTGGTAAATCTAGTATTTTGCGAAAAGTATCTAAAGCTCAACCAGAGGTGGCAGCATATCACTTTACTACACTAACACCAGTACTCGGGGTAGTTACAATTTCTGGAGATCGTAGCTTTGTTTTGGCCGATATTCCGGGCCTTATTGAAGGGGCTAGTGAAGGTGTAGGTTTAGGTCACAATTTTCTACGTCATGTTGAACGTACGAATATTTTAATTCATGTTTTAGATGTATCTGGTATGGAAGGCCGAGACCCTAAGGTCGACTTTGATGCGATTAATGAAGAGTTACGTAAATACTCTGAAAAATTGGCTAATAAGAAACAAATTGTAGCTCTCAATAAGATCGATATGGTCTTTGATGATACGACGATTCCCGAAACAAAAAAATATTTTGAAGACAAAGGCTATGAAGTATTTCTCATTAACGCCTTAAGTGGTGAAGGTTTGTCAGAGCTTATGGAACGAGCTTACTACTATGTAGAAAACTACGAACCAGAGCCTGAAGCAAATGATGATACAGTTGTATACGAAGCAAAACAAGATGTAGAATTTGTCATTACTCGCGGTGATGATGCTGCTTTCTACATTACTGGTAAACGTATTGAACGATTAGTAGCTATGACAAATCTTGACGATGATCAATCTCTTCGTAGATTCCAACGCATTTGGCGCTTTATGGAGCTTGATGCAAAATTGAAGGAAAAAGGCTGTAAAGACGGTGATGAAGTTGTAATCGGCGATCAGCGCTTTACTTTCCAAGAGTAGGAGTAATAATGACAGGAAAACAAAAACGGTATTTACGTTCATTGGCGGCTACAATACCACCAGTTGTCCAAATTGGTAAAAATGGTTTAGAGGATAGTGTTATAGATAGTGCTCGTGCAGCGATTACAGCACGTGAACTTATTAAGGTTAAATTACATAATAATAGTCCTGAAGATAAGACAATTTTTCAAGACTTAGCAGATATGCTTGGCGCTGAATTAGTTCAAGTGATTGGCTTTAATGGTGTTTTATATAAAGCTAAAAAAGAACCTAAAATCATTTTGCCAAAATAATTTTATAATCTAGTAAATCATAAAAATTTGTATACATCGTAGTTAAGAATTTCAACCTTAGGAGGTTAGTCTATGCGCAGCGCTATCGTTAATGCAAAACGAATTGTAGTCAAAGTTGGTAGCAGTACGCTTTGTTACACTAACGGACATTTAAATTTGGAGCGTATTGAAAGATTAGTGCGCCAATTATCAGATTTGGCTAACCAAGGTAAAGAGATTATTCTTGTTTCCTCTGGTGCTACTGGTGCAGGTCTTGCCCCTTTAGGCTTTAAAGAAAAGCCTAGAGATCTCGTATTAAAACAAGCAGCTGCTGCAGTAGGTCAAGGTATTCTCATTCATATGTACGAGCGCATGTTCCGAGAATATGGTCGCACCGTAGGGCAAATTCTTTTAACGAAAGAGGATAGTACTGGACGACATAGTTATCTTAACTTGCGTAATACATTACATACTTTATTGCAACTTAACGTTATTCCTATTATTAATGAAAATGACGTGGTTGCTATCGAAGAATTTAAAATCGGTGATAACGATACATTATCTGCTACTGTTGCAGGTATTGTAGATGCAGATTTACTTATCATTTTGTCAGATATTGAAGGCTTATATACAGCTAACCCAGCCATCAATCCAGATGCTACTTTGATAGAGACTGTTTCTGAAATTAACGATGAAACGTATGCTATTGCAGGTGGTGCTGGTTCTAATATGGGAACGGGGGGTATGTATACAAAAATTAAAGCTGCTCATATGGCAACAAATTCTGGTGTACCAATGGTTATCACCTCAGGTGAAGTAGAGGATTCTGTTCGTCGTGTATGTAAGGGTGAACAAATTGGGACACTCTTTGAAGCCCATGATGCAAGTTTATCTGGTAAACATCATTGGTTGGCTTTTGGTAAACGATTAAAAGGATCCATTACGATTGATGACGGATGTGCTCGCGCTGTTTTAGATAATGGTGCTAGCATTCTGCCCGCTGGTATTATTGAAGTAGAGGGGACTTTTGGACCTGGTGATACAATTTCCATTTATCATGATCATAAGGAAATTGGTCGTGGACTTATTAATTATAGTATTGATGATATGAAGGCGATTAAAGGTCACAATACAAATGATATAGCCGAGATTCTGGGTATTAATACGACCTATGATGAGGCTGTACATCGTAATAATCTAGTTTTATTACACTGAGGAAATCCTATGAACCAGTATGAAAAAATTTGTAAAGATATGGGCCAGAGAGCTAAAACGGCATCTTTTGAATTAGCCCAACTCGACCAAGAAACTTTAGATTCTGCATTGTTAGCAATTGCTGATGCTGTAGAAGCACAAACAGATGAAATTATGGCGGCTAATGAGTTAGACCTAGAAAAATCTGTTGATTATAATTTACCTCGAACTATGATAGATCGATTGACTTTGACACCTAGTCGCATTGCTCAAATGGCAGAAGGGGTGCGTCAAGTGGCTGCTCTTGAAAGTCCTGTAGGTTCCATTATAGAAACAATCACTCGGCCTAATGGTTTGATTATTGAAAAGCGATCAGTACCTTTTGGTGTTATTGGTATCATCTTTGAAGCCCGTCCAAATGTAACCATAGATGCAGGTGTTCTTTGTTTAAAGACAGCAAATGCTACAATTTTACGAGGTGGTAAGGAGGCATTTCACACGAATCAAATCATCGTGTCTATCATGCGGGATACCTTAGAGTCGTTAGGTATTAATGGTGACTCTATTCAACTCGTTGAGGTGCTTGATCGAGATCTGGTTGGAGTACTTTTACAACAACGGGAATATATTGATGTAATCATTCCACGTGGGGGTGCTGGACTTATTCGTCGTGTTGTAGAAGATAGTAGCATTCCTGTTATTGAAACTGGCAGCGGTGTATGTCATACCTTTGTTGATGAATTTGCTGATTTAGAGATGGCTTTAGAAATTGCAGTCAATGCTAAAGTTCAACGTCCATCTGTATGTAACTCTATGGAAACCTTACTAGTTCATCAAGCTGTGGCTAGAGAGTTTTTACCACGCCTTAATATAGCACTACTAGAATATGGTGTTCGTATTCATGGTGATGAGGCTGTAGCTCAATATATGGAGAATACAATTCCTTTAACAGAAGAGTCTTTCAGCACAGAATACAATGATATGGACTTAAATGTGCGTATCGTTGAAAATCTTGAAGAAGCTATTGAACATGTGAATCGGTATACTACACATCACTCTGAGGCTATTATCACAGATGAACCTATGCGAGCTAATGTGTTTATGAATTTAGTAGATTGCTCTACTGTGTATCATAATGCATCTACACGTTTTACAGATGGCTTTGAGTTTGGCTTTGGTGCTGAAATCGGTATTAGTACACAAAAACTCCATGCTCGAGGGCCTATAGGGTTACAAGCTCTAACATCTTATAAATACTTTGTATTTGGAGAAGGCCAAGTACGGACGTGAAGAAATTATATTATTTTATAAGAGCATATTATAGATACATTCAAACACCAAAGGGACGATATGAATGGATATCCTATATAAAAGCATTGCTCATATTCATCATTATTTGTGTCATTGTCATTAAGGGAGTGACCACATTATGGTAGATAAACGTCGTATAGGTATAATTGGTGGAACATT
This window contains:
- a CDS encoding murein hydrolase activator EnvC family protein; this translates as MNNSIFKSRFVAAILTGIVVLGTPLYIVAEDEDLTNQLDSIQQQVNQQNAKKADAETVIVSVSEQLRQIEEQLRQAQQQLDSIQQQRISVENDITVNEKLLAEAQKRLEGREAVFYKRVRDIYINGRLSYLDVVIGSKDFTDFANRLEILKRIIDSDIKLIEEIKKERAEIAARKQALEQSRAKLVEIEKAAAAKRAEIEQKKKEREVVLQKAQNDRATAMQAVEELNASSAQITALLKARQAERAAARAAAAAQQSSPTYSWVQGSGQLGWPVSGEITSPYGYRTHPIWGTTIYHSGIDIGVDEGTPVHAADGGTVAWSGWMGGYGYAVVIDHGNGMSTLYGHNSELAVSEGQDVGKGQVIAYAGSTGNSTGPHVHFEVRISGDPVDPMGYL
- a CDS encoding S41 family peptidase; amino-acid sequence: MKFDTRTVLWSLLKYIGSGIVIMWLTFWYLSGSFWGLPRLFIAYYTASQVFMTPMAKSTLYDGMLKGLIDSLGEPHSVYLNAEEYKSMKMQTSATYAGVGMVLGTDDKGLYAVSVMEDQPAFKAGIKPGDHIIAIDGQSTTEIPVEEASSRIRGEAGTTVALDIERNGEKLHFDITRESIVLPTVKSKMLTSTVGYIRISQFAENTAEDFATQYKELQSQGMKALVLDLRDNPGGLLSTTEKISNYIMPPGTLVTVQNRSGKKDTYKSDGPDVAMPLVVLVNKGSASASEIIAGAVQDRKLGTIVGTNTYGKGTVQTIFPSLDDEGIKVTIAKYHTPSDRVIDGTGIKPDVEIDLPKGVHPSSTLDDIQIKKALELLQQ
- the obgE gene encoding GTPase ObgE, coding for MFIDRARVFVKAGDGGDGMSSFRREKYVPNGGPSGGDGGKGADVVFKADKNINTLVDFRYKRQFKAPAGGNGESSNKHGRGSDPLIIPVPLGTVIIDEETGKIFCDLVNDGDTFVIAKGGRGGRGNARFQTSANRAPTFAEKGEPGEEFWLQLELKVLADVGLLGYPSVGKSSILRKVSKAQPEVAAYHFTTLTPVLGVVTISGDRSFVLADIPGLIEGASEGVGLGHNFLRHVERTNILIHVLDVSGMEGRDPKVDFDAINEELRKYSEKLANKKQIVALNKIDMVFDDTTIPETKKYFEDKGYEVFLINALSGEGLSELMERAYYYVENYEPEPEANDDTVVYEAKQDVEFVITRGDDAAFYITGKRIERLVAMTNLDDDQSLRRFQRIWRFMELDAKLKEKGCKDGDEVVIGDQRFTFQE
- the yhbY gene encoding ribosome assembly RNA-binding protein YhbY; translation: MTGKQKRYLRSLAATIPPVVQIGKNGLEDSVIDSARAAITARELIKVKLHNNSPEDKTIFQDLADMLGAELVQVIGFNGVLYKAKKEPKIILPK
- the proB gene encoding glutamate 5-kinase yields the protein MRSAIVNAKRIVVKVGSSTLCYTNGHLNLERIERLVRQLSDLANQGKEIILVSSGATGAGLAPLGFKEKPRDLVLKQAAAAVGQGILIHMYERMFREYGRTVGQILLTKEDSTGRHSYLNLRNTLHTLLQLNVIPIINENDVVAIEEFKIGDNDTLSATVAGIVDADLLIILSDIEGLYTANPAINPDATLIETVSEINDETYAIAGGAGSNMGTGGMYTKIKAAHMATNSGVPMVITSGEVEDSVRRVCKGEQIGTLFEAHDASLSGKHHWLAFGKRLKGSITIDDGCARAVLDNGASILPAGIIEVEGTFGPGDTISIYHDHKEIGRGLINYSIDDMKAIKGHNTNDIAEILGINTTYDEAVHRNNLVLLH
- a CDS encoding glutamate-5-semialdehyde dehydrogenase, translating into MNQYEKICKDMGQRAKTASFELAQLDQETLDSALLAIADAVEAQTDEIMAANELDLEKSVDYNLPRTMIDRLTLTPSRIAQMAEGVRQVAALESPVGSIIETITRPNGLIIEKRSVPFGVIGIIFEARPNVTIDAGVLCLKTANATILRGGKEAFHTNQIIVSIMRDTLESLGINGDSIQLVEVLDRDLVGVLLQQREYIDVIIPRGGAGLIRRVVEDSSIPVIETGSGVCHTFVDEFADLEMALEIAVNAKVQRPSVCNSMETLLVHQAVAREFLPRLNIALLEYGVRIHGDEAVAQYMENTIPLTEESFSTEYNDMDLNVRIVENLEEAIEHVNRYTTHHSEAIITDEPMRANVFMNLVDCSTVYHNASTRFTDGFEFGFGAEIGISTQKLHARGPIGLQALTSYKYFVFGEGQVRT